In the genome of Actinomycetes bacterium, the window CGCCGAACGGCGGCAACCTCGAGATCATGAATCCGGAGTACCGCCGGCTCGCCGGCGGCCCGGCATCGATCTGGCGGATCGACGACGCGATGCACATCCAGGGCATCACCGCGCACCCCAAGGCCTACGAGCGCCGCGTCGTGGGGTTCTTCGACGCGACGCTGGTACGTCGCTGAGCCGGTCACCCGGCGTCCGGGCGGACCCTCAGCCGTCGAGGGTCCGCCCGAGGCCGTCGAGGATCCGAGCACTCGCTCGGCGGCTGTCGCGACCGACCGGAACCGGCTACGTGTTGACTGACATGAGCTCTGGCGGGCCGCGGCAAGATGGCGGTCGTGACTGTTCCTCTACCGCCATCGGGCTGCTGGGTTCACCCCTCGGTGACGGTACGGCGTTCGCCTGTCGAAGGCTTGGGTCTGTTCAGCGCAGACGCCCTCTCCCTCGGCACGGTTGTGCTGCGGCTGGGCGGACAACTGGTTAGCGACGAGGACTTGAGAGCACGCCTTGCGACCGCAGCCGCTGATCCTGCCCAGACATACGTAGACACGATCACGGTCGACAACAACCTCCACTTGGTCATCCCGTCCGGCGATCCCGTGCACTACGGCAACCACAGCTGCGACCCGAACCTCTGGTACGTAGACCCCTACTCCTTCTCGGCGCGGCGCGACATCGAGCCGGGAGAAGAGCTCACCAGCGACTACGCCACAACAACCGGCGTGCCGGACTGGGAGATGGACTGTCTCTGCGGATCTGTGACTTGTCGTCGTCGAGTGACAGGCGAGGACTGGTGCCTACCCGAGCTACAACGGCGCTATGGCGGACACTGGACACCCGGATTGCGTCGCCTCACGGTCGGCGATAGCTGCCGATCTGACGCAGAGAGCTTCCGCGGAAACGTCTCTGGCGCAGCGCGCGTCTCCACGGAGACGTCTGCTGCCGATCACCTCGCGGATGGGCGGCGCGGGAGTGCGGATGGCTAGGGTCGCGCCATGGCTGGCATGAGCATGAACCGGGCGATCCACGGGGCGGTCCGGCGGGACCTCACCCGCTTCATCACCGCGCTCGAGGCCTTCCGGCCCGGCGACGCCTCGCGGGCGCAGCAGCTGAGCCGGGCATGGGCGAACTTCGACGACCAGCTCACCCACCATCACGAGGGCGAGCACCGGATCGCCTGGCCCGCTCTGCAGAAGGTGGGGGTCGCCCCCGAGCTGCTCACCGCCCTGGACGCCGAGCACGACGTCATGGCGGCCGCCCTCGCCGACGCGCGGGCCGCCCTCGAGGTGCTGACCCGCAGCCCGGGCGCGCCGGAGGCGTCGGCTGCGCTGGGGGCGATGCAGAACCTTCGGCAGGTCACCGTCGCCCACCTGGAGCACGAGGAGGCCGAGATCGAGCCGGTCTACCTGGCGAACCGGGAGGCCCCGCAGATCAAGGCGATGGCCCAAGGAGTTCGCCAAGGTCGGCCCGGCCCGCGGCGGCCGGTTCTTGGCCTGGGTCCTTGACGGCGCCTCGCCCCAGGAGCGTGCGGCGGGCTCCGGCGAGGTGCCCGGCCCGGTGCTGGCGGTCCTCACCACGGTGTTCGACCGCGGCTACCGCAAGCAGGTCGCCGCGGTCTGGCGGTAGCCCGACCCAGGGTCCCGGCACAGCGAGCCGGCGGGGCTGCGGCACAGGTTCTGTGTCGCAGCCCCGCCGGCGGGTCGAAGGGTCGGGGGTCAGAGGTCTCGAGGTCGGTGGCTCAGTCGGTGACCACCGCCTTGAGGACGTCGACCCGGGCGGCGGACCTGGCCGGGCCGACCGCGGCGAGCACGCCTGCCACGGCAGCCAGTGCGACGTAAAGCGCGATCTGCGGCACCGGGACGGAGATCGCCTTGATCCCCTCGTCCTTGAGCGCCTGGGCCAGCGTGATGCCGATCCCGGTGCCGAGGACGGCGCCAGCAGCGGCACCGATCAGCGAGATCACGACCGACTCCCAGCGGACCATCGCCCGCACCTGGCCGCGGGTGGCACCGACGGCGCGCAGCAGGCCCAGCTCGCGGGTCCG includes:
- a CDS encoding hemerythrin domain-containing protein, whose amino-acid sequence is MAGMSMNRAIHGAVRRDLTRFITALEAFRPGDASRAQQLSRAWANFDDQLTHHHEGEHRIAWPALQKVGVAPELLTALDAEHDVMAAALADARAALEVLTRSPGAPEASAALGAMQNLRQVTVAHLEHEEAEIEPVYLANREAPQIKAMAQGVRQGRPGPRRPVLGLGP